The Mixophyes fleayi isolate aMixFle1 chromosome 1, aMixFle1.hap1, whole genome shotgun sequence genome includes a region encoding these proteins:
- the TMEM215 gene encoding transmembrane protein 215, which produces MRPDDINPRTGLVVALMSIFLVFGFMFTVSGFKGETLGSIPLLAIGPAIFLPGVAAITLTRRTDGCTKWPYKYCTCCCKKGRDKENVELLKTPSGMESGKGSSNELDKKTEPEDKGEDCEPSKIITIGDSRTLNMKVDGDEMLRYMDQCYSKNTLPGGVETHNICSVFDKKFTPERIIYTATEEKVTLDPRDSDAGRVGSPYNRYCCYVKPTEVNWDQETIV; this is translated from the coding sequence ATGAGACCAGATGATATCAACCCACGTACTGGACTGGTGGTAGCCTTAATGAGTATATTCCTTGTATTTGGCTTCATGTTTACAGTTTCTGGTTTCAAAGGGGAAACTCTGGGATCCATTCCACTTCTTGCCATAGGTCCAGCTATTTTTCTCCCTGGAGTGGCAGCTATTACCCTGACCAGGAGAACAGATGGCTGTACTAAGTGGCCTTACAAATATTGCACCTGCTGCTGTAAAAAAGGTAGAGATAAAGAAAATGTGGAACTTCTGAAGACCCCATCGGGCATGGAGTCTGGAAAGGGGAGTTCTAATGAGCTGGACAAAAAGACAGAACCAGAGGATAAAGGAGAGGATTGTGAGCCTAGCAAAATCATCACCATAGGGGATTCCAGGACGCTCAATATGAAGGTGGACGGAGATGAGATGCTGAGGTACATGGACCAATGCTATTCCAAAAACACATTACCTGGAGGGGTAGAAACCCACAACATTTGTTCTGTTTTTGATAAAAAGTTTACCCCAGAAAGAATTATCTACACTGCCACAGAGGAGAAAGTTACCCTTGATCCTAGAGATAGTGATGCAGGACGGGTGGGCAGTCCATATAACAGGTATTGCTGTTACGTAAAACCAACAGAAGTGAACTGGGACCAagagacaattgtgtaa